One Bufo gargarizans isolate SCDJY-AF-19 chromosome 3, ASM1485885v1, whole genome shotgun sequence DNA segment encodes these proteins:
- the SEBOX gene encoding homeobox protein SEBOX codes for MEKILRAAFCPNTGLPVWGCQDTVPAPGTESKPKETGSPVNGTPNQRKRKRTLYSKWQQVELESVFQVIPYPDISTREHLAKVIRLPESKVQVWFQNRRARKNKSGKSNKYLYRRGSSLQAHHLYSSSASSSQGCSQRDALMPMPLPHGHPGQHVSSLQQTRYPSFPQMSRPVSEQFSYPQTYRQQDVQWQNVTSSPDYGYNAPLYETQRVEAFTIPSQGSYWEMFPHTVNENGSQTSLGYLSDVIYNAAIITNLGDL; via the exons ATGGAGAAGATACTGAGGGCAGCCTTCTGCCCCAACACCGGGCTGCCAGTGTGGGGCTGCCAGGACACCGTGCCAGCTCCAG GAACAGAATCTAAACCAAAGGAAACAGGTTCCCCTGTGAACGGGACACCCAACCAGAGAAAGCGGAAGAGGACATTGTACAGTAagtggcagcaggtggagctagagagcgTCTTTCAGGTTATCCCTTATCCTGACATCAGTACGAGGGAGCACCTAGCCAAGGTCATCAGACTGCCCGAGTCTAAAGTGCAG GTTTGGTTCCAGAACCGCAGAGCCAGGAAAAACAAGAGTGGCAAGTCAAACAAGTATCTCTACAGGAGAGGATCTTCACTTCAAGCTCATCACCTCTACTCGAGTTCAGCATCTTCCTCTCAGGGCTGTAGTCAAAGAGACGCCCTAATGCCCATGCCCTTACCTCATGGACATCCTGGTCAGCATGTATCTTCTTTGCAACAAACTAGATACCCATCATTTCCACAGATGTCTCGTCCAGTCTCTGAGCAGTTTTCTTATCCACAAACCTACAGGCAGCAGGACGTGCAGTGGCAGAACGTCACCTCCAGTCCAGACTATGGTTACAACGCTCCATTGTATGAAACCCAACGGGTTGAGGCATTTACAATTCCCTCACAAGGATCATATTGGGAGATGTTTCCTCACACAGTGAATGAAAATGGGTCACAGACATCACTAGGATATCTATCTGATGTCATATACAATGCCGCCATTATTACTAACCTGGGAGATCTCTAG